The DNA region TCTCGACGCGGTTCACTGGACCTTCCTGGGGTTGATGACCGCAAGCATTCTCGCGGTTGGATCGGGCATCGCCACTCCCGCCCTCGCCTTGATCGGAGGCGCTGTCTTCGGGGCGGCGTATGTGATGCTGACGGGGGTCTACCTCGTCTGGGGCATCCGCGCCCTGCCGGACCGTCCCGCGACGGGGCTCATGATCGGGTTCCTGACGATCGCCGTGGGCCAGACCGCCGGCGCTCCGCTCTTCGGGTTTCTGATGGCAGGTCCGGGCGCAGGTCCGGCGGTGACATGCTTTGCCGTCCTTGCGCTTTTTGCAGGGGTCTTTCGAGCGAGAAGCACGACCGAGAGCGCGGTAACCTAGCCACCGGAACCTACCATGGACGGGTTCGTGGCAGACCTCCTACAGTACTCGCGCTTGGCCGCTCTTGTTCGGAACAGTTCCCGAAGATGTGGAGAAGGACGCACCGCTCCATAGGATCTGCCGCCAGAATTTGGGAAATCCGTCCGCGCTACTGAGGCGACGACGGTTGCCAAGGCCAGGGCGGAGATCTCCGAACGAAATTTTCGTCCGGTCCTGCTCGATCTCGACCGCCCCAAGGATCAGGAGGGCAGTCCCTGTGCGTGACATTCCGGTCTGAAGCCGACCAGTCATCAGTTCGGCGAGAGCGCAATTCGGCCAGACGCACCGGGACACACAAACCCACGGCGATGTTCGCCGAGAACGGCCTATCCTCCCGACCGCGGCAGCTGCACCGTCAGCCAGTAATCCCCGAGGAGGTTGAGAAGTCTGGTAAAATCTGCACCCGCGGTCTCCTTCACGATGTATCCGGCGACATTGTAGTCATAGGCCTGCTCGATATCGGCCACGGCCGTAGATGTGGTGAGCATGAAGCAGACCAGTCGTTTCAAAGCCGGCCGGCTCCGGATCTCGGCAATGAGCTGGTGCCCGTTCATCTGCGGCATGTTGATGTCGATCAGGACGATCAGGGGCCAGTCCAGCGACAGGTCCGCATGGCGCCCTTCGAGGATCTCGAGCGCCTCGACCCCGTTGCGGGCGCGAACGATCGTGTTCTGGAGGCGGGCTTTCCGGAAGGCCCGGGTCACGGACTTCGCCTCGAAGTCATCATCCTCGACCATGAGGATATTGACCGGGCTTAGATCCTTTGAGCTGAGGTCACGTAGCATCGGCAGCCGTCCTTTCCGAAGGTTTGGGCCATGTGAAGATGAAGGTCGCTCCGTCCCCCTTGCCGTCGGACACGATCCGGATATCGCCGCCCTTCAGCCGGACATGCTTGCGCACGATGGAAAGGCCCATACCGCTGCCCTCCACCTCGTCACGGGACTTTAGCGTCTTGAAGAGACCG from Palleronia sp. LCG004 includes:
- a CDS encoding response regulator; translated protein: MLRDLSSKDLSPVNILMVEDDDFEAKSVTRAFRKARLQNTIVRARNGVEALEILEGRHADLSLDWPLIVLIDINMPQMNGHQLIAEIRSRPALKRLVCFMLTTSTAVADIEQAYDYNVAGYIVKETAGADFTRLLNLLGDYWLTVQLPRSGG